A stretch of DNA from Dehalobacterium formicoaceticum:
TAAGCAGACGCAGGAAACTCCACAGATGATTTATTTGTCAGAGCGCTCAGACTATGACGTAACCAATATTGCTCGGTATATTGTGGATAATGAGCTTACTCAGTCGGCCAAAAAAGAATACATCGATTCACAATGGAATAGGAGTGATACGCATTGGGCCGTGTTTTTCGGCATTGATAAGCAGAAAGCGTTCCGTAAGTTGATTAACGATGCCATCGACCGCATTGAAAATCCTGAAGATTATGCTAAGCCATCGGTCAAACCCATCACTGAGAAGGAAAAAATCCTCATTCAGGAATTACCGCTCCAAGAGATAAGACGCAGATTCCCAGAACTTGAAGAAAAAATCAGATACGCAGTCTTTGAAAAATATTCGGATCCAAGTGGCTTTTATTATAGCGGTCTGAGCGGATATAAAAGCAAGAATAAGCTTGATTTTCAAATTGACCATATTAAACCAATGTCCAGTGGAGGTCTGACGGTAATGGATAATCTGCAACTTCTAACTCGAACTGAGAACCTTCGAAAAAGCGACAAACACTCCCGTTAAGCATTGAGCTTTAATCGATAAAAATATGGTGGGGTGTGTATTCTCCATTGATCTGTTTTTAGAGGTAACAGGGGGAGGGGGTTATTGACATTTATTAGGTGTCGACAACCCCGTCCCTCTGTCATTCCGATCGGGAAACAGGTGCTATTACCCTAACCTATAAGAGGGACAAGGGGACAGGCACCTTGTCCCTCAAGTTTATTTCTGGTAGAATATCACTTAAGTTAAAAAATGCCAAGGTATGCCAGAAAGACAAGTAAAAGTGTTGCCCAATGAACTGTGGGAAGTATTCGCCTTAAAGCAATAACTTGCATTATGCAATCCGTGTGTGCCGCAACTTGGCGGCGGAAGGGAGACCAGCTATGAAAGATTTTCAAATATTTTTAGATAGTATCGGTGAATCGGACAAAAGGGAACGGATGGAAAGCATCCTAAATAACATTAAGGACATGTTTCCTCAATTGAATGAAGAAATTAAGTGGAATCAGCCGATGTTTAGTGACCATGGAACTTTTATCATCGGTTTTAGTGTTGCTAAAGGGCACATTGCGGTAGCGCCTGAAGCGGTGGTCATTAGTTTGTTTGAAAAGGAGATCGAGGAAGCAGGTTATACCCATACACAGGAGCTGTTTAGAATCACATGGACGGATAATGTAGATTTTGAATTGTTATATAAAATGGTTGCCTACAACATTGAGGATAAAAAAGATATGACAAATTTTTGGAGGTAATAAAAATAGGTGATAGAAAGGGAAAGAAAGGGAAAGGGGACAGGCACCTTGTCCCTCGAATTTATTTCTGATAGGGACGATGTACCTGTCCCCCCGTCCCACCCCATTAAAATGTTCATTTATACTGCATTACTTATCAATAATTGTAGCTACTTTACTTAGCACCAGTTGCCATTTTAGTGAATCTTTTTGCACCAATATAGCCCATAATAAGTATGCTTACTATCAGACCAGTAATGCTAAGCCATATAGGCATATATCCAATTTGTGGTGTAAGTATCGCTCGTAAAGCTTCATTTGCATACACAAGAGGGTTTATAAGTACGATTTTTTGAATAACTGGAGTGGCGGCAAGGCTGCTCCAAGAGAAGAAAATCGCACCCAAAAACACAACAGGCATTAAGAACCCTGGGAACATTGCTGCAATTTGCATTGGCTTTATAATTGTACCAACTAAAAGACCCAGTGTTGCAGAGGCAATAGAAATCAGTATAAGCACTGGAATCAGAATAAGAATTCCTTCTGGTGTAACCGAAATATCAAGAGAGCTTCCCATGAAAACAAGAGAAATTGGCAACACAATCAGCCCTCCGATAAATGATTCTATAATACCAACTAACATTTTAGCCAATGCAATGATATTTATCGATACAGGTGCAAGTAGCCGGTCTTCAATCTCACGGAGATTATTGAAATCCATTGTAAACGGAACTGCTGTTCCATGGATACCTGTTATTAACATGCTCATGCCTATCATTCCTGAAAACATCTGGGTTGGAAAGGTAGTAGGTAATAAACCGATTCTTGGTAGAATATAACCATATGTTAAAATCAGGATAAACGGTAGCATAGCAACACGGAATACAAACTCCCATTTATCTCTCAATTGTATAACAAGGTCTCGTTTGACCATCGCCTTGAAGGCAGTCAATGTAGTATCCTTTATTTGATTATTTGATTTCATTGCTCATAATCCCCTTTCCTGTCAAGTGAATGAATACATCATCTAACGTGCTGGTACTCAAGCTGATGTTCTGTAAAGTTGTATCAAGACCTTTTACCCAACTTACTAAACGGTTAAAATCCGGTTGCGCATCCTTCATATAAAGCTGGAGTAAGCCGCTTTGAATAGTAGCCTTCTCAACACCAGGCAATTCCTTTGCCGACTCTACATAACTATCATTAAGTACAGACAGTTTCATGGATACAATGTTGTTGGATGGAATCATGTTCTTCAACTCTGAAGAAGTACCTAGAGCTATCAGTTCTCCATTATTGATGATTGCGATACGGTCACATAGTTGCTCAGGTTCCTCCATGTAATGTGTTGTAAGAAATATTGTTGTACCTGCTTTGTTGAGCTCTACCATTTGTTCCCACAAAATAGAGCGGTAACTAGGGTCAAGACCTGTGGTTGGTTCATCTAGATACAGTATGTCAGGAGTATGAATCATTGCTCTAGCGATTTTTACCCTTTGTGCCATACCACCTGAATAGCTTTTTACATAATCATGTTGACGATCTGCTAGGCCAAATTTTTCAAGGTATTCATCTGCCTTTTTGTTTGCCATGTTTGTTTCCATGCCAAAATATTTTGCATGATACATTAGATTTTCCCTTGCAGTCAAACCTCTATCTAAATTGTTATGCTGCGCGACAACTCCAATCTTTCTTCGTGCGTTAGCCGGATTTTTGATCAATGATTCTCCATCTAGCAAAATATCTCCAGCGGTTGCTGGTTTTTGTGTTGTCAACATGCTAATAGTTGTGCTTTTACCCGCACCATTTGGACCTAAAAAACCAAACACCTCACCACGTCTAACATTAAAACTTATATTTTTTACAGCTTCAATCTTGCGTCCATTTTTCATAGTAAAAATCTTTTTTAACTCTTTTACTTCTAAAATATTATTCATAATACTAGCCACCTTATTTACTTATATTTTTTATATTTTACCCGAAATTTTATAATTTATCTTGGTTGTCGCAATATTCAATTAGATTCAAATACATGTGGACGAGGGGACAGGCACCTTGTCCCCCATGTTTATTTCTGGTAGAATATCACTTAAGTTAAAAAATGCCAAGGTATGCCAGAAAGACAAGTAAAAGTGTTGCCCAATGAACTGTGGGATGTATTCGTCTTAAAGCAATAACTTGCATTATAGCAATCCGTGTAGGCCGCGACTTGGCGGCGGAAGGGAGACTAGCTATGAAAGATTTTCAAATATTTTTAGATAGTATCGGTGAATCGGACAAAAGGGAACGGATGGAAAGCATCCTAAATAACATTAAAGACAAGTTTCCTCAATTGAATGAAGAAATTAAGTGGAATCAGCCGATGTTTAGTGACCATGGAACTTTTATCATCGGTTTTAGTGTTGCTAAAGGGCATATTGCGGTGGCGCCTGAAGCGGTGGTCATTAGTCTGTTTGAAAAGGAGATCGAGGAAGCAGGTTATACCCATACACAGGAGCTGTTCAGAATCAAGTGGGCGGATAATGTAGATTTTGAATTGTTATATAAAATGGTTGCCTACAACATTGAGGATAAAAAAGATATGACAAATTTTTGGAGGTAATAAAAAAAGGTGGTAGAAAGGGAAAGAAAGGGAAAGGGGACAGGCACCTTGTTCCTCGAGTTTATTTCTGATAGGGACGATGTACCTGTCCCCCTGTCCCCCCGGCAGAGTAAGATATAAAAACAAATATATTAAAATTATACAGGAAAAACTCTATGGCAAACAGTCGATTTTAGGTATACTAGATAAGTAAATATTTATTTAAAGGAGATACAAAAAATGGCAAAAAACAGAATAATTTGTACAACAAATGATGTTGATTATCTATCAATTAGAAAGGCGATGACTTCTGGTGCAAGAACTATAGAAGAAATAGCAGAGTTAGCAGGAGTATGTACTGAGTGTGAAGGATGTAAAAGTGAATTAGAAGCAATACTTTCTTCTGTTTGCGGCTGCAAGAAGGTTTCTTTGGAAGCGGTAGTAAATGCAGTTAAAAATGGTGCAGATACAGTAGAAAAGGTTGGAGAAGTAACAGGCGCTGGAACAGGTGTAGATGAAGAAACAGGTGAAGAATGTGGAAAATGTAAGGGCCTTATCCAAAACATTATTGATTTAGGGAGATAAGGGGACGGGAGGCTTCAATGGTGGGCGAAAAAGAAATACTTAATAATCTCGAAAAGCTAACCACTGAAACTGGATTAGAGAAATTATTGAATAAACCCATAGACACCGGCCCTTTCTACCATGGCACAAAAGCCGATTTAAAGGTTGGGGATTTGCTGGAACCTGGCTTTAGTTCTAATTATGGTAAGCGAAAGAAGGCTAACTTCATCTATTTCACCGCAACCATGGATGCGGCGATTTGGGGAGCAGAACTTGCGGTTGGTGATCATCCAGGTCGGATCTATCAAGTGGAGCCCATCGATACTTTTGAGAATGATCCTAATTTAACTGATAAGAAATTCCCAGGCAATCCGACAAGGTCTTATCGTACCAAGCAACCGCTGCGAATAGTGGGCGAAGTCTTGGAATGGGAGGGACATTCTCCAGAGGTGCTCCAGAACATGTTAGATAACCTTGAGAAGCTAAAATCGCAAGGGATCGAGGCAATTAACGAATGATCACATGTTAGTCGATTATTTTGGGCACAGATTGTCGGATGGCTAAATGCATCCTATGATAATATTGATGATCCAGACCCTAAAATTTAAAAAAAATCAAAGTATTAAAGCGCGAGGGCACTCTTAAATAGAGTGCCCTTTTCGTAAATGATTTTGTGATTGAAATTATGAGTGATTTGCGATAAAGTAAGCATATGAAGAGCCCTTTCTGCGGGTTCTTTTAAAGTCCACATCTCAACGGTTGAACTAATTTGTTGGAAGAACCGTGCATAATTCAGGTAGATCGGATATTATAAATCAGGATATTAGTTTAGGGGGAATTGGATGTTTGATATAGACACTTGTTTATACTATATAACAGGAAACTCTGCCAGGAAAATAAACGAGGCAGTTAATGAGAGGGTATTTAAAAATGGAGTTACCTCGGTTCAATGGATAGCTTTATACAATATAGGTAAATATGAAAAAATTAGTCAAACGGACCTTTGTCATGCAATGAATAAAAAACCATCTACAGTTGCCAGGCTAATTGATAGAATGGAAAAAGAAGGATATGTATTAAGGCAAAGAAGTTCTGAGGACAGAAGGGTGATATATTTAAGTTTAACCGACAAGGGAACAAGGGCAAGGGTAGATTTATTACCGAAAGCAGATAAGCTGAGCAAGATTGTCAGTCAAGGAATTTCAGAGGAACATTTGGCAATCTTTAAGAATGTATTGAAAACAATGTCTGAAAATGTGAGCAAAGAAGAAGAGTGAAAAAGGCTTTAATATTAACTAAGTTTTAGGGTTGCATCACCTATGAGTGATGCAGCTTTTTTCTTTTTTTAATAAAGATCTGTATTTAAAAGAATACATAATTAAATAATTATTAAAATGATTAGCAAAAAACCACTAAATCCGTTGACTTTATCATGTCGGCTGATATAATAGTTGTAATAGCAATTATTTTATGCAAACACTGCTATTACTCAAAATGTGTAAAGGAGTCGATACCATGGAATTAATGACATTGAAAGCTGTTGTGAGAAAAAAAGAAGGTCTGGCAGTTGAAGCTGAAGCAAGAGGATTTAAGGTTATATTTGATGAGCCGGAAGATCTGGGCGGAACAGATACCGGCATGAACCCGGTTGAAGCTATGTTATGCAGCCTTGGCGGGTGC
This window harbors:
- a CDS encoding (2Fe-2S)-binding protein, which produces MAKNRIICTTNDVDYLSIRKAMTSGARTIEEIAELAGVCTECEGCKSELEAILSSVCGCKKVSLEAVVNAVKNGADTVEKVGEVTGAGTGVDEETGEECGKCKGLIQNIIDLGR
- a CDS encoding MarR family winged helix-turn-helix transcriptional regulator, whose amino-acid sequence is MFDIDTCLYYITGNSARKINEAVNERVFKNGVTSVQWIALYNIGKYEKISQTDLCHAMNKKPSTVARLIDRMEKEGYVLRQRSSEDRRVIYLSLTDKGTRARVDLLPKADKLSKIVSQGISEEHLAIFKNVLKTMSENVSKEEE
- a CDS encoding iron chaperone, translating into MKDFQIFLDSIGESDKRERMESILNNIKDMFPQLNEEIKWNQPMFSDHGTFIIGFSVAKGHIAVAPEAVVISLFEKEIEEAGYTHTQELFRITWTDNVDFELLYKMVAYNIEDKKDMTNFWR
- a CDS encoding ABC transporter ATP-binding protein, encoding MNNILEVKELKKIFTMKNGRKIEAVKNISFNVRRGEVFGFLGPNGAGKSTTISMLTTQKPATAGDILLDGESLIKNPANARRKIGVVAQHNNLDRGLTARENLMYHAKYFGMETNMANKKADEYLEKFGLADRQHDYVKSYSGGMAQRVKIARAMIHTPDILYLDEPTTGLDPSYRSILWEQMVELNKAGTTIFLTTHYMEEPEQLCDRIAIINNGELIALGTSSELKNMIPSNNIVSMKLSVLNDSYVESAKELPGVEKATIQSGLLQLYMKDAQPDFNRLVSWVKGLDTTLQNISLSTSTLDDVFIHLTGKGIMSNEIK
- the arr gene encoding NAD(+)--rifampin ADP-ribosyltransferase; its protein translation is MVGEKEILNNLEKLTTETGLEKLLNKPIDTGPFYHGTKADLKVGDLLEPGFSSNYGKRKKANFIYFTATMDAAIWGAELAVGDHPGRIYQVEPIDTFENDPNLTDKKFPGNPTRSYRTKQPLRIVGEVLEWEGHSPEVLQNMLDNLEKLKSQGIEAINE
- a CDS encoding iron chaperone: MKDFQIFLDSIGESDKRERMESILNNIKDKFPQLNEEIKWNQPMFSDHGTFIIGFSVAKGHIAVAPEAVVISLFEKEIEEAGYTHTQELFRIKWADNVDFELLYKMVAYNIEDKKDMTNFWR
- a CDS encoding ABC transporter permease; this translates as MKSNNQIKDTTLTAFKAMVKRDLVIQLRDKWEFVFRVAMLPFILILTYGYILPRIGLLPTTFPTQMFSGMIGMSMLITGIHGTAVPFTMDFNNLREIEDRLLAPVSINIIALAKMLVGIIESFIGGLIVLPISLVFMGSSLDISVTPEGILILIPVLILISIASATLGLLVGTIIKPMQIAAMFPGFLMPVVFLGAIFFSWSSLAATPVIQKIVLINPLVYANEALRAILTPQIGYMPIWLSITGLIVSILIMGYIGAKRFTKMATGAK